One Nostoc sp. UHCC 0302 DNA window includes the following coding sequences:
- the xylB gene encoding xylulokinase, with protein sequence MLLGIDLGTGSAKTLLLATDGTVIGEASSSYPVHAPHPGWAESDPGDWWSSVALAVREAVGNHTDQVKAIALSGQMHGIVLTDESGQPLRPAILWADTRSSATLNTYHSLDATILERLGNPITAGMAGSTLLWLREHEASVYAQARWVLQPKDWLRLRLTGKVATEPSDASGTLLYDVVSDTWARDAISALNLRCDWLPNIIPSSAIAGYLTAIASEHLGLRVGLPVIAGAADTAAAALGNGLLEPGLVQLTIGTGAQIITPRSQPIIDPQGRTHLYRAAVPNQWYTLAAMQNAGLALEWVRGILGLSWQQVYTKAFSVPPGCEGLTFLPYLTGERTPHLDPYVRGAWVGLGLHHTQAHLMRAALEGVVFALRQGFEALEATGLKATQLRLAGGGTVEMPWKQLLTDVLRIPLYTTTVAAASARGAALLAGIGIGVYADANDTSKLAATPTLAATPQSVDSVLEEAWMRYQSLYPRLSRELEYKKSQFK encoded by the coding sequence ATGCTGCTTGGCATCGATTTAGGAACAGGCTCTGCTAAGACATTGCTCCTAGCAACAGACGGAACCGTAATAGGTGAGGCGTCAAGCTCATATCCTGTTCATGCACCTCACCCCGGATGGGCTGAGTCAGACCCAGGGGATTGGTGGTCAAGTGTTGCCTTGGCTGTTAGGGAGGCAGTGGGAAATCATACTGATCAGGTAAAGGCGATCGCCCTTTCAGGACAGATGCATGGTATTGTCCTCACAGATGAGTCCGGTCAGCCTTTGCGTCCTGCTATCCTCTGGGCAGATACTCGCTCTAGTGCCACGCTTAACACTTATCATTCGCTTGATGCCACTATTCTAGAGCGATTGGGCAACCCAATTACAGCTGGAATGGCTGGCTCAACCTTACTGTGGCTACGAGAACACGAGGCTAGTGTCTATGCCCAAGCGCGTTGGGTACTTCAGCCAAAAGATTGGCTACGGTTACGCCTGACTGGTAAAGTTGCAACGGAACCATCTGACGCTAGTGGTACTTTGCTTTACGATGTTGTGTCGGACACCTGGGCAAGGGATGCAATCTCAGCTCTGAATCTACGTTGTGATTGGTTACCAAACATTATCCCCTCTAGTGCGATCGCAGGTTACCTAACGGCCATTGCTTCAGAGCATCTTGGCTTAAGAGTTGGTTTACCCGTGATCGCTGGTGCTGCGGATACAGCAGCAGCGGCACTTGGTAACGGACTACTAGAGCCTGGATTGGTTCAACTAACTATTGGCACAGGCGCTCAAATTATTACACCTCGTTCTCAACCAATTATCGATCCTCAGGGTCGTACACATCTCTATCGAGCCGCTGTACCTAACCAGTGGTACACCCTTGCAGCAATGCAAAATGCTGGGTTAGCGCTTGAGTGGGTGCGAGGTATCCTCGGCTTGAGTTGGCAGCAAGTATATACTAAAGCTTTTTCTGTTCCTCCAGGATGTGAAGGGTTGACATTTTTGCCATACCTTACTGGTGAGCGAACTCCACACCTTGACCCTTATGTACGTGGGGCATGGGTGGGGCTTGGACTGCATCATACACAGGCGCACCTGATGCGGGCAGCTTTAGAGGGGGTTGTTTTTGCCTTGCGACAAGGTTTTGAGGCACTTGAGGCCACAGGTTTGAAAGCGACACAACTGCGTTTAGCAGGCGGTGGAACTGTAGAAATGCCTTGGAAACAATTACTGACTGATGTATTGAGAATACCCCTCTATACAACTACCGTTGCTGCTGCTTCCGCGCGTGGTGCTGCTCTACTGGCGGGTATCGGAATTGGCGTATACGCAGATGCTAATGACACAAGCAAACTGGCAGCTACACCAACGCTTGCTGCAACTCCCCAATCAGTTGATTCAGTCCTAGAAGAGGCTTGGATGCGCTATCAATCTCTTTATCCACGGCTTTCAAGAGAATTAGAATATAAAAAGTCACAGTTTAAGTAA
- a CDS encoding pentapeptide repeat-containing protein, producing MPLDYSGQNKRGRSFKSQNLTGANFSHADIRGADFSRANLTGANLSGANLSGTNLSGANLSGANLDGVSLLGANLNGADLFGANLDSANLFDANLFGANLSRADLDSANLDGVNLDGANLSRANLNSANLFGANLFGANLFGTNLSGANLFGANLFGANLDSANLFGADLQYADLDGANLEYANLSGANLEYANLNGAELTKIVWNENTKWKNVQGWETAVNVPETLVLNY from the coding sequence ATGCCCCTTGACTACTCCGGTCAAAACAAGAGAGGTCGTTCTTTCAAAAGTCAAAACCTTACTGGGGCAAACTTTAGTCATGCAGATATTCGTGGTGCAGATTTTAGTAGGGCTAATCTGACAGGCGCAAACCTATCTGGCGCAAACCTATCTGGCACAAACCTATCTGGCGCAAACCTATCTGGCGCAAACCTCGATGGTGTTAGCCTCTTAGGGGCTAACCTTAATGGCGCTGACCTCTTTGGCGCAAACCTCGATAGTGCTAACCTCTTTGATGCTAACCTCTTTGGCGCAAACCTCTCACGCGCAGACCTCGATAGTGCTAACCTTGATGGCGTTAACCTCGATGGTGCTAACCTCTCACGCGCAAACCTCAATAGTGCAAACCTCTTTGGCGCAAACCTCTTTGGCGCAAACCTCTTTGGCACAAACCTATCTGGCGCTAATCTCTTTGGTGCTAATCTCTTTGGCGCAAACCTCGATAGTGCTAACCTCTTTGGCGCTGACCTCCAATATGCTGATCTCGATGGCGCAAACCTCGAATATGCTAATCTATCTGGTGCAAACCTCGAATATGCTAACCTAAATGGCGCTGAACTCACCAAAATTGTTTGGAACGAGAATACAAAATGGAAAAATGTGCAAGGATGGGAGACGGCAGTGAATGTGCCTGAAACACTTGTATTAAACTATTAA
- the infC gene encoding translation initiation factor IF-3, which translates to MTGTLQICNKSEENIIVIQKQLINSQIKSPQVFLIDHENNNRGLTNTNEALELAQSLELDLVLVSEGKDAPVAKILNYGKLQYQKKKRQGQSARPTVKEVRLRPNVGVADYKLRVEQAVGWLSKGDSVKFAIRLRGRENQYREQAGELLERIVNDIGQVGKVQSLDKRSLVAQVIPA; encoded by the coding sequence ATGACTGGCACGTTACAGATTTGTAATAAATCAGAGGAAAACATTATCGTAATTCAAAAGCAATTAATTAACTCACAAATCAAGTCACCCCAAGTTTTCTTGATTGACCATGAGAATAACAATCGAGGTTTGACCAATACTAATGAAGCACTGGAGTTAGCCCAGAGCTTAGAGCTTGACCTAGTTTTAGTCTCCGAAGGGAAAGATGCTCCAGTTGCAAAGATTCTTAATTATGGCAAACTTCAGTATCAAAAGAAAAAGCGTCAAGGGCAAAGCGCAAGACCCACGGTTAAAGAAGTTCGGTTACGTCCGAACGTCGGTGTAGCAGATTACAAATTACGAGTTGAACAAGCTGTTGGGTGGTTAAGTAAGGGTGATTCAGTGAAGTTTGCAATTCGGTTACGAGGTCGAGAAAATCAATATCGTGAGCAGGCTGGAGAACTGTTAGAGCGCATTGTGAACGATATCGGTCAGGTAGGTAAAGTTCAGTCACTTGATAAACGTTCACTGGTTGCTCAAGTTATTCCTGCCTAA
- a CDS encoding MFS transporter, whose amino-acid sequence MVQSHEDDISVETSSLPPIPIQEILEDRTLTETVLFPTPKLFLKISKLEIRKSLKALTFESVFAAVFYSIIGGALLSNFLLELGAGPVEIGLLAAIPQMVNLLQPLGAYLVNRSTSFRWYFVCIFMPSRLLWLILIPAIALVTSSHIAGQQVVQLTLALLLGANVIEAFGRAPWLGWSAVLVPQRLRGLYFGFRNSILGLTNLISVPLLGLAVSAWPNGTLQGYGVVLVVGIVLGLISQICQFWMTDVNPQLLKVANSGTSQPQPQGIDFSLFKDANFLKFVLYLSIWCFAVNVSAPFFNLYMLDNLDIDISVVTIYNGLGTGANMVMLLLWGKLSDRIGNRPLLLLVGVLVAVTPLLWLGVGSDQISFWIWLPLLHVVTGGTWAAIDLCTNNLMMRIAPLRYQSTYFAIAGAIAGITGAIGISLASFLTTLPDAMGLLGLFVLSGLLRMVALVPLVFVQEQRSMPLGQLMRILFPIKQSTDLIKVE is encoded by the coding sequence ATGGTTCAGTCCCACGAAGATGACATTTCAGTAGAAACTAGTTCTCTTCCCCCTATCCCCATTCAAGAAATCTTAGAGGATAGGACATTAACAGAGACAGTACTTTTTCCAACCCCAAAACTGTTTCTAAAAATTTCTAAGCTAGAAATTCGTAAAAGTCTCAAAGCGTTAACTTTTGAGAGTGTCTTTGCTGCGGTTTTTTATAGCATCATTGGTGGCGCGTTGCTCAGTAATTTCTTGCTAGAGTTAGGTGCTGGCCCAGTCGAAATTGGTCTGCTCGCGGCTATCCCTCAGATGGTAAATCTGCTCCAACCATTGGGAGCCTATCTGGTAAACCGAAGTACCAGTTTCCGCTGGTATTTTGTCTGTATTTTCATGCCGTCGCGGCTGTTGTGGTTGATTCTCATACCAGCGATTGCGTTAGTTACTTCATCTCATATAGCTGGGCAGCAAGTAGTGCAGTTGACATTGGCACTTCTTTTGGGAGCTAATGTCATCGAAGCTTTCGGTCGTGCGCCTTGGCTTGGTTGGTCAGCGGTGTTAGTACCTCAGCGCTTGCGGGGGCTATATTTTGGCTTTCGCAATAGTATTCTTGGCTTAACGAACCTTATTAGTGTGCCGCTGTTAGGTTTAGCGGTATCGGCTTGGCCTAATGGAACACTTCAAGGTTACGGCGTAGTTTTGGTTGTAGGAATTGTGCTAGGGCTAATCAGCCAGATTTGCCAGTTTTGGATGACCGATGTAAATCCGCAGCTTTTAAAAGTTGCGAATTCAGGGACATCCCAACCGCAGCCACAGGGAATAGATTTTAGCTTGTTTAAAGATGCTAATTTTTTGAAGTTTGTTCTTTACTTGAGTATTTGGTGCTTTGCTGTTAACGTCAGCGCTCCCTTCTTTAACCTGTATATGCTGGACAACCTAGATATAGATATTAGTGTGGTAACGATTTATAACGGGTTAGGAACTGGTGCAAACATGGTAATGCTACTTTTATGGGGCAAACTGTCCGACCGAATTGGGAATCGTCCACTACTGCTATTGGTGGGAGTTTTGGTGGCAGTGACACCTCTGTTGTGGCTAGGAGTTGGAAGCGATCAAATTTCTTTTTGGATCTGGTTACCCTTGTTGCACGTAGTAACTGGTGGTACATGGGCGGCAATTGATTTGTGTACCAATAATCTGATGATGAGAATAGCACCCCTGCGTTATCAATCTACTTACTTTGCGATCGCCGGGGCAATTGCTGGTATAACTGGGGCAATAGGTATTAGTCTCGCCAGCTTTCTAACAACTCTACCTGATGCTATGGGTTTACTGGGGCTGTTTGTTCTTTCAGGCTTACTACGCATGGTTGCACTTGTACCCTTAGTTTTTGTTCAAGAGCAACGCTCTATGCCATTAGGCCAGTTAATGCGAATCCTGTTCCCAATCAAGCAGTCAACAGATTTAATTAAAGTAGAATAA
- a CDS encoding glycoside hydrolase family 2 TIM barrel-domain containing protein, producing the protein MKLLDINNLGDELSTNFNQEDTFDLGKTIHPRPLLQRSPWQSLNGLWKFAFDDQGQCIKPSDLKQWTHLIEVPFAPESTKSGIGDMSFHPNCWYEREFETPPGNGRLLLHFGAVDYRARVWVNGQYIAEHEGGHTNFSLDITHVLNDSGKTLVTVWAQDEPQDLAKPRGKQDWQLKPHSIWYPRTSGIWQTVWVERVGATYLGHICWNCNCERWEVGFEAAIAGDMPEAGIQIKMTLRVGQQILAKDTYEVFNGEISRRIALGDPGIDDYRNELLWSPEKPTLIDAEIQLWSKDQLLDEVKSYTAMRTVSIQRDRFMLNGRPYYLRLVLDQGYWPDTLMTAPNDEALRRDVELVKAMGFNGVRKHQKIEDPRFLYWADVLGLLVWEEMPSAYRFTPKAVERMIHEWTEVIRRDISHPCIVAWVPFNESWGVPNLVETAAHRNYVLAMYHLTKTLDPTRPVIGNDGWESTDTDILAIHDYDTKPQQLIRRYGSEVKLSDMLNHKRPGGRILTLDNYPHQGQPIMLTEFGGIAYAPLNQADADKVWGYERCFNISELEMKYTQLLETVNSLELFSGFCYTQFTDTFQEANGLLYGDRTPKFPIEAIRAATLSGEGFCSPTRC; encoded by the coding sequence ATGAAGTTATTAGATATAAATAATCTTGGGGATGAATTATCTACTAATTTCAATCAAGAGGATACTTTTGATTTAGGAAAAACAATACATCCACGTCCACTATTACAGCGATCGCCTTGGCAAAGCTTAAACGGTCTGTGGAAGTTTGCATTTGATGATCAAGGACAATGCATTAAACCCAGCGACCTGAAGCAATGGACTCATTTGATAGAAGTTCCGTTCGCGCCGGAATCTACCAAAAGTGGGATAGGGGACATGAGTTTTCATCCAAACTGTTGGTACGAGCGTGAATTTGAAACACCTCCAGGTAATGGGAGATTGCTGTTACATTTTGGTGCTGTAGACTATCGCGCTCGTGTCTGGGTAAATGGTCAGTATATAGCTGAACATGAGGGCGGACATACTAATTTCAGCCTTGATATTACCCATGTTTTGAACGACAGTGGCAAAACTTTGGTTACAGTATGGGCGCAAGACGAGCCGCAAGACCTTGCGAAACCTCGGGGTAAACAAGATTGGCAGTTGAAACCGCACAGTATTTGGTATCCTCGCACCAGTGGTATTTGGCAAACAGTTTGGGTAGAACGTGTAGGTGCGACTTATTTAGGTCACATCTGCTGGAATTGCAACTGCGAACGATGGGAAGTTGGTTTTGAAGCTGCGATCGCAGGTGATATGCCCGAAGCAGGAATACAAATCAAAATGACATTGAGAGTTGGTCAACAGATATTAGCGAAAGATACTTATGAAGTGTTCAACGGAGAAATTAGCCGTCGGATAGCCCTTGGCGATCCTGGAATTGACGACTACCGCAATGAATTATTGTGGAGTCCAGAAAAGCCGACGCTAATTGATGCAGAAATTCAACTGTGGTCTAAAGACCAATTGTTGGATGAAGTAAAGTCTTACACAGCAATGCGAACCGTCAGCATCCAGCGCGATCGCTTTATGCTCAACGGTCGCCCTTACTATTTGCGGCTAGTGCTAGACCAAGGCTACTGGCCAGATACATTGATGACAGCACCCAACGATGAGGCCTTGCGACGCGATGTAGAACTAGTTAAAGCGATGGGTTTTAACGGAGTCCGCAAACATCAAAAAATTGAAGACCCCCGCTTTTTATATTGGGCAGATGTTTTAGGGCTGTTAGTCTGGGAGGAGATGCCCAGTGCCTATCGTTTCACACCGAAAGCGGTGGAACGCATGATACACGAGTGGACTGAGGTGATCAGACGCGATATCAGTCATCCATGTATTGTGGCGTGGGTTCCATTTAATGAATCTTGGGGAGTGCCAAATTTAGTTGAGACAGCGGCTCACCGTAACTACGTATTGGCAATGTATCACTTGACCAAAACACTAGATCCGACTCGTCCAGTCATTGGTAATGATGGTTGGGAAAGTACAGATACAGATATTCTGGCAATTCATGACTACGACACCAAGCCGCAGCAATTAATTCGCCGTTATGGGTCAGAAGTTAAGCTGTCAGATATGCTTAATCATAAGCGTCCTGGAGGACGTATCCTCACTCTCGACAACTATCCCCATCAGGGACAACCAATAATGTTGACCGAGTTTGGTGGTATTGCCTATGCTCCTCTTAACCAAGCAGATGCAGATAAAGTCTGGGGATATGAGCGTTGCTTCAATATTTCTGAGCTAGAAATGAAATACACCCAACTACTCGAAACTGTTAATAGTCTTGAGTTGTTCAGTGGATTCTGTTACACACAGTTTACAGATACCTTCCAAGAAGCTAACGGTTTATTGTATGGCGATCGCACACCGAAATTTCCGATTGAAGCAATCCGGGCTGCAACCCTATCTGGGGAAGGATTTTGCAGCCCCACTCGGTGTTAA
- a CDS encoding DUF2811 domain-containing protein, translating to MNATLNIFTAVPETLHQSLNNYLEQHPDWDEHRILTAAISLFLLQNADGDRRVAQVYLETLFSRN from the coding sequence ATGAACGCAACACTTAACATCTTTACTGCTGTTCCCGAAACACTACATCAATCTCTCAATAATTACTTAGAACAGCATCCCGATTGGGATGAACATCGCATTCTGACCGCAGCCATATCACTGTTTTTGCTACAAAATGCTGATGGCGATCGCCGTGTTGCCCAAGTTTATCTAGAAACTTTGTTTAGTCGCAATTAA
- a CDS encoding IS630 family transposase (programmed frameshift) produces MGSRLRVFLTREQDMTLFNLRTADVPQKVKDRAEVIRLSADGWYVEKIATHFNWTAQTVREVLHRWEHLGLEGLWEKPGRGGKSRWVEADMVFLEECLEKEPRTYNSVQLAQKLEQERSITLSPDWLRQVLKKGIIWKRTRKSHKGKQDPVLQQIKQADLEMLELSAAVGEIDLKYLDESGFCAWSEPSYSYYFRGEQKRLEQSKRRGRRLSIIGFLQPLISFVYGLVIGGVSRKSYIQMMELEAAEAQKTGRSRVIVQDNGPIHRCKEVQQLWSKWEDMGLYIFFLPKYCSEMNPIELECLTSKKMN; encoded by the exons ATGGGTAGCCGTTTAAGGGTATTTCTGACTAGAGAGCAAGATATGACTCTGTTCAACCTGAGAACGGCAGATGTACCTCAGAAAGTAAAAGACAGAGCAGAAGTGATTAGATTGAGCGCAGATGGTTGGTATGTAGAGAAGATAGCGACTCACTTTAATTGGACTGCACAAACGGTGCGAGAAGTTTTGCATAGATGGGAGCATCTTGGGTTAGAGGGACTTTGGGAAAAACCAGGGAGGGGAGGGAAATCAAGGTGGGTTGAAGCTGACATGGTTTTTTTAGAAGAATGTTTAGAAAAAGAACCACGTACATATAACAGCGTTCAATTAGCCCAAAAACTAGAACAAGAACGCTCTATAACATTAAGTCCTGACTGGTTAAGACAGGTACTT AAAAAGGGGATCATTTGGAAACGAACGAGAAAAAGTCATAAAGGAAAGCAAGACCCAGTATTACAGCAAATCAAACAGGCAGACTTAGAAATGCTGGAATTGTCTGCGGCTGTTGGTGAAATCGACCTGAAATATCTGGATGAATCCGGATTTTGTGCTTGGAGTGAACCGAGTTATAGCTACTACTTCCGGGGAGAACAAAAACGCTTGGAGCAGAGTAAACGCCGGGGTCGAAGATTAAGTATTATTGGTTTTCTCCAACCCTTAATTAGTTTTGTTTACGGTTTGGTGATTGGTGGTGTTTCACGTAAATCTTATATTCAGATGATGGAGCTTGAAGCAGCCGAAGCCCAAAAAACAGGACGGAGCAGAGTCATCGTCCAGGACAATGGCCCAATACATCGGTGTAAAGAAGTTCAGCAATTATGGTCAAAGTGGGAAGACATGGGTTTGTACATCTTCTTTTTACCTAAATATTGTTCGGAAATGAACCCGATTGAATTGGAATGCTTGACCTCAAAAAAGATGAATTAG